A genomic segment from Gracilimonas sediminicola encodes:
- a CDS encoding ExbD/TolR family protein, which produces MSRDFRRGDKKLPPLSLFSQSSLTDIVLLLLIFFLLTSSFVTNFGIRVEVPKAESSAATEAQFISVAVTKDGEFYVDGDLTARGSLATAIRNARNNKPQGTVVLRADKDAKVDDAVRVMNVSKALNLKIIMATEQGS; this is translated from the coding sequence ATGTCGCGCGATTTCAGACGTGGAGATAAAAAGCTGCCGCCGCTGTCGCTGTTCTCACAGTCGTCGCTGACGGATATTGTACTGTTACTGCTTATTTTCTTCCTGTTGACTTCTTCTTTCGTTACCAATTTCGGTATTCGAGTAGAGGTACCCAAGGCAGAAAGCAGTGCGGCAACAGAGGCTCAGTTCATATCGGTAGCCGTTACTAAAGACGGTGAGTTTTATGTGGACGGTGATTTAACCGCCCGCGGATCACTTGCTACGGCCATCCGAAACGCCCGAAATAATAAGCCCCAGGGAACCGTTGTATTGAGAGCCGACAAAGATGCCAAAGTTGATGATGCCGTTCGCGTTATGAATGTAAGCAAGGCTTTGAATCTTAAAATTATAATGGCCACCGAACAAGGCTCATAA
- a CDS encoding type II toxin-antitoxin system VapC family toxin: MRVYLDTSIFGGFFDKEFRKETKRLFELFEQEKLSPVISAITVDELYEGAPERVIQLLTSLKATKLETLELTENCELLADKYIEEKVVSEKYFEDALHVAISTVYKVDVLVSWNFKHIVNLNRIEGFNIVNNSLNYDEIEIRSPKEFYYG, translated from the coding sequence ATGAGAGTTTACTTAGACACATCCATTTTCGGTGGCTTTTTTGACAAAGAATTCAGGAAAGAAACCAAGAGATTGTTTGAGCTTTTCGAACAGGAAAAGTTAAGCCCGGTAATATCAGCTATTACGGTGGATGAGTTATATGAAGGAGCGCCGGAGCGTGTAATCCAATTGCTAACGTCTTTGAAAGCAACCAAACTTGAAACCCTTGAATTGACTGAAAACTGTGAGTTACTGGCTGACAAATACATAGAAGAAAAAGTTGTTTCTGAAAAATACTTTGAAGATGCATTACACGTAGCTATTTCAACCGTTTATAAAGTCGATGTCTTGGTTAGCTGGAATTTTAAACATATCGTTAACCTTAATCGAATTGAGGGATTTAATATAGTCAACAATTCCTTAAATTATGATGAAATAGAAATCCGCTCCCCAAAGGAGTTTTATTATGGGTGA
- a CDS encoding energy transducer TonB family protein, protein MKFTEDDRLALYVTFGLNAALLLFSLWFTLDMNRNARPSYIEVEFGEFKTGQLAEYSEVKNEQVAQRPNPSETEPEEPVEELPEPEVTPQETTEEQTKAVDLSDQVEDVQEDPVSTPETEKIDPNQEENKPEEEEVEVPPVAKENETSTDGAKVSGDVDGARGDMNSDQGIGNDEEKTSPYELKWEGEIDRSPMVQPLPENTSNTEGVITVRFEVRPDGTVGRIIPIKKMNPELEREVMSTLRTWRFSRLPGGVPQQTQWGTITFRFVFD, encoded by the coding sequence ATGAAATTCACGGAAGACGATCGCTTAGCATTGTATGTAACCTTCGGGTTAAATGCCGCTTTATTGCTGTTCTCCCTTTGGTTCACCTTAGATATGAACCGAAATGCACGCCCGTCTTACATTGAAGTGGAATTCGGAGAGTTTAAAACCGGCCAGCTTGCCGAGTACTCAGAAGTAAAGAATGAGCAGGTTGCACAGCGTCCTAATCCCTCCGAAACAGAGCCGGAAGAGCCGGTTGAAGAATTGCCGGAACCGGAAGTAACCCCACAGGAAACAACCGAAGAACAGACTAAGGCCGTTGACCTGTCTGACCAGGTTGAAGATGTTCAGGAAGATCCGGTTTCAACCCCGGAAACAGAAAAGATTGATCCGAATCAGGAAGAAAACAAACCTGAGGAAGAAGAGGTAGAAGTGCCGCCTGTAGCCAAAGAGAATGAGACATCTACCGATGGTGCAAAAGTAAGCGGTGATGTGGACGGTGCCCGAGGCGATATGAATTCTGACCAGGGAATTGGTAATGATGAAGAGAAAACTTCTCCTTATGAACTGAAGTGGGAGGGAGAAATTGACCGCTCACCGATGGTTCAGCCTCTTCCTGAAAACACCTCCAATACTGAGGGCGTAATCACCGTCCGGTTTGAAGTTCGTCCCGATGGTACTGTCGGGCGCATTATCCCCATCAAAAAGATGAACCCGGAATTAGAGAGAGAAGTGATGAGTACGCTCCGTACCTGGCGCTTTTCACGACTACCGGGCGGTGTACCACAGCAAACCCAGTGGGGTACTATAACTTTTCGTTTTGTGTTTGATTAA
- the nadC gene encoding carboxylating nicotinate-nucleotide diphosphorylase, with translation MNHLELKEILTNAFREDIGLGDLTSDSIFPKNQLGKGVYTAKADGVLAGLEVIAAGYQMLDESARISLHKNDGMPVKEGEKIAEVEAPVQVLLKGERVILNLIQHLSGIASSTRQVIELLGDPNITITDTRKTLPGLRSLQKYAVRCGGGKNHRFRLDDGVMIKDNHIKAAGNIKSAVELVRARVGHMVKIEVETENKKQVLEAVKAKADVIMLDNRSPEEVKELMQLIPDEIVVEVSGGITPENIAGYKDCGADVISLGWLTHSVKALDISFNLE, from the coding sequence ATGAACCATCTTGAGCTAAAAGAAATTCTGACCAACGCTTTTCGTGAAGATATTGGATTGGGCGACCTGACTTCCGATTCTATTTTTCCCAAAAACCAGCTTGGGAAAGGCGTTTACACCGCTAAGGCTGATGGGGTGCTGGCAGGGCTGGAAGTTATAGCCGCCGGCTACCAAATGTTAGATGAGTCGGCCAGGATTTCCCTTCATAAAAATGACGGTATGCCTGTAAAAGAAGGGGAGAAAATAGCCGAAGTTGAAGCCCCTGTTCAGGTATTACTGAAGGGCGAGCGGGTTATTCTGAATTTGATTCAGCACCTGAGCGGAATCGCTTCATCTACCCGGCAGGTTATTGAGCTGCTGGGAGATCCCAACATTACCATAACCGACACCCGAAAAACGTTGCCCGGCCTTCGCTCTTTACAGAAGTATGCCGTTCGTTGTGGCGGGGGCAAAAATCACCGCTTCAGGCTGGATGACGGGGTAATGATCAAAGACAATCACATTAAAGCTGCGGGTAACATAAAAAGTGCGGTTGAGCTGGTACGAGCCCGGGTTGGACATATGGTGAAAATTGAGGTAGAAACGGAAAATAAAAAGCAGGTGTTGGAGGCCGTAAAAGCAAAAGCAGATGTTATCATGCTCGACAACCGCTCTCCGGAAGAAGTAAAAGAACTGATGCAATTAATCCCTGACGAGATTGTTGTTGAAGTCTCCGGCGGCATCACCCCGGAGAACATCGCCGGTTATAAAGATTGTGGTGCAGATGTAATTTCTCTGGGCTGGCTGACCCATTCTGTTAAGGCCCTGGATATCAGTTTTAACCTTGAGTGA
- a CDS encoding glycogen/starch/alpha-glucan phosphorylase: MSTKKTNGVNIRSGMDKDSLREDIKLHLRHTLAKDEFSTTSWDKYRSVALTIMDRLNDRMLKTQQHFYKTNAKRVYYLSMEYLIGRLLDNMLVNLDVRDLVAEALDDLDLSYEEIRDQEWDAGLGNGGLGRLAACFLDSMATLGIPAIGHGIRYDYGIFYQKIKDGYQIERPDLWLKYGNPWDTVRPKVQYPVEFYGNQTTLQSSNGNTHYTWENTHRVKAVAYDTPIPGYDNGIVNYLRLWKAESSAGIDLKSFNQGQYIDAVRDNQLEQNISRVLYPNDKVFVGQELRLKQEYFLVSASMQDIIRRFKKQSSDFTKFPEKVSIQCNDTHPNLAIPELMRYLLDEEHMDWEKAWDITVDTMAYTNHTLLPEALEKWPVSLVRNLLPRHLNIIYEINRRFLDDVKIKLGDDKSRQSRMSIVGEGEHPVVHMAHLGIVGSHKVNGVAAMHSRLLKESMFRDFDEMYPDKFTNKTNGITPRRWLKQCNPDLSDLISDKIGDEWITALDELKKINKFADDKKFRNKFAEIKLENKKHLAEYIKEHNGLDVDPESMFDIQIKRIHEYKRQLMAALHVITLYNRLKENPDLDMTPRTVIFAGKAAPGYTMAKLHIKLINSIAEVVNNDPEVNQKLKCVFLQNYSVTLAEKLIPAANLSEQISTAGMEASGTGNMKFALNGALTIGTLDGANVEIKEEVGDENIFIFGLEEEDIDQLRREGYNPWDYYNANEELKQALDQIRDGFFSNGDKELFQPIINALLHEGDYFMVLADYEAYVNKQKEVSALFKDKDEWNRKAILNTANIGKFSSDRTINDYNDEIWKAPKASLDK, encoded by the coding sequence ATGAGTACCAAAAAAACAAATGGAGTGAATATCAGGTCCGGGATGGATAAGGATTCGCTTCGCGAAGATATTAAACTGCACCTGCGCCATACCCTGGCTAAAGATGAGTTTTCAACCACCAGCTGGGATAAGTACAGAAGCGTGGCGCTTACCATTATGGATCGCCTGAACGACCGGATGCTGAAAACCCAACAGCATTTCTACAAAACCAATGCCAAGCGGGTGTACTATCTTTCCATGGAGTACCTGATAGGTCGCCTTCTGGATAACATGTTGGTAAACCTGGACGTGCGCGACCTGGTAGCCGAGGCACTCGACGACCTGGATCTTTCCTATGAAGAAATTCGTGATCAGGAATGGGATGCCGGACTTGGAAACGGAGGCCTTGGAAGGCTTGCAGCCTGCTTCCTCGATTCGATGGCAACATTGGGGATTCCGGCAATAGGTCATGGCATACGCTACGATTACGGAATTTTTTATCAAAAAATTAAGGATGGTTACCAGATTGAGCGGCCTGATTTATGGCTAAAATATGGGAACCCCTGGGATACGGTTCGACCTAAAGTACAGTACCCGGTTGAGTTTTATGGAAATCAGACCACCCTTCAATCCAGCAATGGAAATACCCACTACACCTGGGAAAATACGCACCGGGTCAAAGCAGTGGCTTATGATACGCCCATCCCGGGATACGACAATGGCATTGTTAACTACCTGAGATTATGGAAAGCGGAATCATCGGCAGGGATTGACCTAAAGAGTTTTAACCAGGGCCAATACATTGATGCGGTTCGTGATAACCAGCTGGAGCAAAATATTTCGCGAGTACTCTACCCGAACGACAAGGTGTTTGTAGGGCAGGAACTTCGGCTGAAACAGGAATATTTCCTGGTGTCGGCATCCATGCAGGATATCATCCGACGCTTTAAGAAGCAGTCGAGTGATTTCACCAAGTTTCCTGAAAAAGTATCCATTCAGTGTAATGATACCCACCCGAATCTGGCGATTCCGGAACTGATGCGTTATCTGCTGGATGAAGAGCACATGGATTGGGAGAAAGCATGGGATATCACAGTAGATACCATGGCGTACACCAACCACACGTTGCTCCCGGAGGCGCTCGAAAAATGGCCGGTTTCCTTAGTAAGGAACCTATTGCCACGCCACCTGAATATTATTTATGAAATTAACCGTCGCTTCCTCGACGATGTTAAGATTAAGCTGGGTGATGATAAAAGCCGTCAGAGTCGCATGAGTATTGTGGGCGAAGGCGAACACCCGGTGGTTCATATGGCGCACCTGGGAATTGTAGGATCTCACAAAGTGAACGGTGTTGCGGCGATGCACTCCCGCTTGCTGAAAGAATCCATGTTTCGTGATTTTGATGAGATGTATCCGGATAAATTCACCAACAAGACCAACGGGATTACACCCCGCCGCTGGCTGAAACAATGCAACCCGGACCTGTCTGACCTCATTTCGGACAAAATCGGGGACGAATGGATTACGGCACTCGATGAGTTGAAAAAAATCAACAAGTTTGCCGACGACAAGAAATTCAGGAATAAGTTTGCAGAGATTAAGCTGGAGAACAAGAAGCACCTGGCTGAATACATTAAAGAGCATAATGGCCTGGATGTAGATCCTGAGTCGATGTTCGATATTCAGATTAAGCGGATTCACGAGTACAAACGTCAGCTGATGGCGGCGCTGCATGTGATTACGCTGTACAATCGCCTGAAAGAAAATCCGGACCTGGATATGACTCCCCGCACCGTGATATTTGCCGGGAAAGCGGCTCCGGGCTACACCATGGCCAAACTTCACATAAAGCTGATTAACAGCATTGCCGAAGTGGTGAATAACGACCCGGAAGTGAATCAAAAACTGAAGTGTGTATTCCTGCAGAACTACAGCGTAACGCTGGCAGAAAAACTGATTCCTGCGGCCAACCTCTCCGAGCAAATTTCAACAGCGGGAATGGAAGCTTCCGGAACGGGGAACATGAAGTTTGCCCTGAACGGTGCCCTTACCATCGGTACGCTGGACGGCGCCAATGTGGAAATTAAAGAAGAAGTGGGCGATGAGAACATCTTCATCTTTGGGCTGGAAGAAGAGGATATCGACCAGCTTCGCCGCGAGGGATACAACCCTTGGGATTACTACAACGCCAACGAAGAATTGAAGCAGGCGCTGGATCAAATCCGCGATGGCTTCTTCAGTAATGGCGATAAAGAACTTTTTCAGCCGATCATTAATGCGCTGCTGCATGAGGGTGATTACTTCATGGTGCTTGCTGATTACGAAGCCTATGTGAATAAGCAGAAAGAGGTTTCGGCTTTATTCAAAGATAAGGACGAATGGAACCGCAAGGCCATCCTGAATACGGCGAATATCGGGAAGTTTTCGAGCGACCGAACCATCAACGATTACAACGATGAAATTTGGAAGGCTCCAAAAGCAAGCCTCGACAAATAA
- a CDS encoding SPOR domain-containing protein: protein MHIDHQKLVELLTETSGIEKEKVESQLEELVEEIKEAIAEGDAYEVSGLGVFSGIGNNILFIPSDDFATEINYKYVGMEPIEMDDAAPETTEEAPQSEEKEDEDASEKSDEVVADAGEDDDPFGGLLEDEDKEDEETPSFELDDSEDEPIDEDTSEDVEEFADDEEEAPFDFADEDLEEDTEEEISDAEEPKPGPDKWGIDTYKDDSAERTFSGLLGDKDDEKAEESSETDDSDLAAELNKQLSEGDDEDDSLDALFGDADVEEELDDESGGEDDPFAALAGDEEEEPEETPDELIDSDVIEEDQDEIIPVITNLASEETKKKRAEQEKEQPDQKEEETAEKEDESSKRPKRPSTSRDSQGAPVLLWVLLIIVLLAGGTYGLGYFGVVNIPGITPQAPQQASATQPDPVPLPPVDETPTQPAQQNNQTNQGQDDSETSSDVEPAQQSAQNPPQEQATDNQVSQSEAVPAGQPMYGLNGVVNPNANDGYTIVVYSLSSERNAKSIEKELSDDGYRVLLATIPSQQYGQLWRVSLGQFESMRNAAIAAETLDSPLSENYFITKIN from the coding sequence ATGCATATAGATCATCAAAAACTGGTAGAGCTGCTCACCGAAACTTCGGGAATTGAAAAAGAGAAGGTTGAAAGTCAGCTCGAAGAACTCGTTGAAGAAATTAAAGAAGCCATTGCCGAAGGCGATGCTTACGAAGTATCCGGGCTGGGGGTGTTTAGCGGAATAGGAAATAATATTCTCTTTATCCCTTCGGATGATTTTGCCACCGAAATAAATTATAAGTACGTGGGCATGGAGCCGATAGAGATGGATGACGCGGCTCCGGAAACCACCGAGGAAGCGCCTCAATCAGAAGAAAAGGAAGATGAAGATGCCTCTGAAAAATCGGATGAGGTTGTGGCTGATGCCGGTGAGGATGATGATCCTTTTGGCGGACTCCTTGAAGATGAAGACAAGGAGGACGAAGAAACCCCTTCTTTTGAGCTTGATGACAGCGAAGATGAACCAATTGATGAAGACACTTCCGAGGACGTTGAGGAGTTTGCCGATGATGAGGAAGAGGCGCCTTTCGATTTTGCTGATGAAGACCTTGAGGAAGACACGGAAGAAGAAATTTCGGATGCCGAAGAACCCAAACCGGGTCCCGATAAGTGGGGTATTGATACTTACAAAGATGATTCGGCAGAGCGCACTTTCTCCGGCTTGTTAGGAGATAAAGATGATGAGAAAGCAGAAGAATCCTCAGAAACCGATGATTCTGACCTGGCGGCTGAATTGAACAAGCAACTGTCTGAAGGAGACGATGAAGACGATTCTCTGGATGCTCTGTTCGGGGATGCGGATGTAGAAGAAGAACTGGATGACGAGAGTGGCGGTGAAGACGATCCTTTCGCTGCCCTTGCCGGAGATGAAGAAGAGGAACCCGAAGAAACCCCTGACGAGCTTATAGATTCAGATGTTATAGAAGAGGATCAGGATGAAATCATCCCGGTTATTACCAACCTCGCCTCTGAAGAAACCAAAAAGAAACGCGCTGAACAGGAAAAAGAGCAGCCCGATCAAAAAGAAGAGGAGACGGCTGAAAAAGAAGACGAATCCTCCAAGAGACCGAAGCGCCCGTCTACATCGAGGGACTCTCAGGGAGCGCCGGTACTGCTTTGGGTGTTGTTAATTATCGTTCTGCTGGCCGGAGGAACTTATGGGCTGGGATATTTCGGAGTGGTAAACATTCCGGGAATCACCCCACAAGCACCTCAACAGGCTTCCGCAACTCAACCTGACCCGGTTCCACTTCCTCCTGTTGATGAAACCCCGACTCAGCCCGCTCAACAAAACAATCAAACCAACCAGGGGCAGGATGATTCTGAAACATCGTCTGATGTTGAGCCCGCCCAGCAATCCGCTCAAAATCCACCTCAGGAACAAGCAACTGATAATCAGGTATCACAAAGTGAAGCGGTTCCTGCAGGACAACCTATGTACGGGCTGAATGGTGTCGTAAATCCGAATGCTAATGACGGCTATACCATCGTGGTTTACTCATTAAGCAGCGAACGCAATGCCAAGTCCATAGAAAAAGAGTTAAGTGATGATGGTTATCGTGTGCTTTTAGCCACCATACCTTCACAACAATATGGACAGCTTTGGCGCGTAAGTTTAGGGCAGTTTGAATCGATGCGTAATGCTGCCATTGCTGCGGAAACCCTTGATTCGCCCCTTTCAGAAAATTATTTCATAACCAAAATTAACTAA
- a CDS encoding mechanosensitive ion channel family protein yields MNQLPTTAPSQIDSLAPDSGLIRADSVDIPNPTDYSLSEFFIYIWDLLQVQLFSIQNTPVTFLKLIVFILLLVGFSFLASFTKRMLNRKILPRFVKDGGLRYTLSRMSQYVVVVIGVFISFQFLGINMTGLAVIFGFLSVGIGFGLQNITSNFISGLIVLFERPISVGDRVMVNNIEGDIEEINIRSTKVKTLDNISIIVPNSEFVSKDVINFSHGDPTYRLGINVGVSYSSDLDNVLKALNEVAEESDDVLKTPNHEVQLRSFGDSSWDMKLLAWIPDVKKRYQVQNALNQAIVRKFAEYDIEIPFPQRDLHVRSGLNFDKDEVKHGSEDSKTSKKDSRED; encoded by the coding sequence ATGAATCAACTACCAACAACAGCACCTTCTCAAATCGATTCTCTTGCTCCCGACAGCGGGCTTATCCGGGCAGACTCAGTAGATATCCCCAATCCTACGGATTATTCTCTGTCTGAATTCTTTATCTATATCTGGGATTTGCTTCAGGTTCAGTTATTCTCCATTCAGAATACACCGGTTACCTTCTTGAAGCTGATAGTTTTCATTCTGCTTCTGGTGGGCTTTTCATTCCTGGCGTCTTTCACAAAGAGAATGCTGAACCGCAAAATATTGCCCCGCTTCGTTAAAGATGGCGGACTTCGCTATACCCTGTCGAGGATGTCTCAGTATGTGGTGGTAGTTATCGGGGTGTTTATATCCTTCCAGTTTTTGGGGATAAACATGACGGGGCTGGCGGTAATTTTTGGTTTCCTGTCGGTTGGTATTGGTTTTGGATTACAGAACATCACTTCAAATTTCATTTCGGGTTTGATTGTGCTTTTTGAACGCCCGATTTCAGTAGGTGATCGCGTGATGGTTAATAATATTGAAGGGGATATAGAGGAAATAAATATCCGCTCTACCAAAGTAAAAACGCTGGATAACATCTCCATCATCGTTCCGAATTCAGAGTTTGTGTCCAAAGATGTGATTAACTTTTCCCATGGTGATCCCACCTATCGGTTAGGCATCAATGTAGGCGTGTCTTATTCCTCAGATCTTGATAATGTGTTGAAGGCTCTCAATGAGGTAGCCGAAGAGAGCGATGATGTGCTTAAAACCCCCAATCATGAAGTGCAGCTTCGCAGTTTTGGAGATTCCTCCTGGGACATGAAATTACTGGCCTGGATTCCGGATGTGAAGAAAAGGTATCAGGTTCAAAATGCACTGAACCAGGCGATCGTCAGAAAGTTTGCTGAATACGATATCGAGATCCCCTTCCCGCAAAGAGATTTACATGTACGCTCGGGACTGAATTTTGATAAGGATGAAGTTAAACACGGCTCCGAAGACTCTAAAACTTCGAAGAAAGACTCACGGGAAGATTAG
- the nadA gene encoding quinolinate synthase NadA, protein MEVLDVLEIESEVSLPKRYSELSQEEMEARILEIKAKFGDRLFIPGHHYQKDEVIQFADARGDSLKLAQICAEMPNAEFIAFCGVHFMAETADMLTGPDQKVILPDLRAGCSMADMADIDQTELGWVKMQEIWGDTILPLTYVNSTAAIKGFVGKHGGATVTSSNAKKMLEWAFTQKERILFLPDQHLGRNTAFDLGVPLEQMAIWAPIEGEFIYDGDFEDVKVILWKGHCSVHEKFNIKHIENLRKQEPDTKILVHPECTYDVVQASDYNGSTSFIIDTVENAEPGTKWAIGTEMNLVNRLAQENPDKEIVSLNPFMCPCLTMNRIDLPHLLWSLEKLEEGEVVNQITVPEAVAENAVLALNRMLERS, encoded by the coding sequence ATGGAAGTTTTAGATGTTTTAGAGATTGAATCCGAAGTATCCCTTCCCAAGCGATACAGTGAGCTTTCCCAGGAAGAAATGGAAGCTCGTATTCTGGAAATAAAAGCCAAATTCGGCGATCGGCTCTTTATTCCGGGTCATCATTACCAAAAGGATGAAGTGATACAGTTTGCGGATGCCCGGGGCGATTCCCTGAAACTCGCTCAAATCTGTGCCGAAATGCCCAATGCTGAATTTATTGCATTCTGTGGCGTTCACTTTATGGCCGAAACGGCTGATATGCTCACCGGACCAGATCAAAAAGTAATTCTCCCTGACTTGCGCGCCGGTTGTTCTATGGCAGATATGGCCGACATCGATCAAACCGAGCTGGGCTGGGTGAAAATGCAGGAAATTTGGGGTGATACCATCTTGCCACTTACCTACGTCAACTCTACCGCAGCCATCAAGGGCTTTGTAGGCAAACATGGCGGAGCCACGGTAACATCATCCAACGCCAAAAAAATGCTGGAATGGGCCTTCACCCAAAAGGAGCGCATTCTGTTTTTACCCGATCAACATTTAGGCAGAAATACGGCTTTCGACCTGGGCGTTCCTCTTGAGCAGATGGCCATTTGGGCTCCCATTGAAGGGGAGTTCATCTATGACGGCGATTTTGAAGATGTGAAAGTTATTCTCTGGAAAGGGCACTGCTCCGTTCATGAGAAGTTTAATATTAAGCACATCGAAAACCTTCGCAAGCAGGAACCTGACACAAAAATTCTGGTTCATCCCGAATGTACCTATGATGTGGTTCAGGCCTCCGACTACAATGGCTCCACCAGCTTTATCATTGATACCGTTGAAAATGCTGAGCCCGGCACGAAATGGGCCATCGGCACCGAAATGAACCTGGTGAACCGGCTGGCACAGGAAAACCCGGATAAAGAAATTGTTTCCTTAAATCCGTTTATGTGTCCTTGCCTGACGATGAATCGCATTGATCTTCCACACTTACTGTGGTCGCTGGAGAAGCTGGAAGAGGGAGAAGTGGTTAATCAAATAACCGTGCCTGAAGCAGTGGCAGAAAATGCGGTGCTTGCATTAAACCGAATGCTGGAACGGTCATAA
- a CDS encoding MotA/TolQ/ExbB proton channel family protein, with amino-acid sequence MHLLLIFLQDTASVDSLMAMQEETVTFFDLLIEGGVLMIPIFLLFAISVYVIVERWSAVTRSHVQPEKFLSTIESMLKSGKGGAANAMDYCDDFDKPIARIIKAGIKRLGRPIRDIEDAIDNAGKKEIFFLEKRMNWLATVAGVAPLLGFTGTVTGMIEAFMDIQSLQGNVNPSVLAGGIWEALITTAAGLIVGLIAYGFYNFLLGKINRSIFELENASADFLDLLQSPAKKENN; translated from the coding sequence ATGCACTTATTGCTGATTTTTTTGCAAGACACGGCCTCGGTTGATTCACTGATGGCCATGCAGGAAGAGACCGTCACCTTTTTCGACCTATTGATCGAGGGTGGCGTTTTAATGATTCCCATCTTTCTTCTGTTCGCCATCTCGGTTTATGTAATCGTTGAACGCTGGAGCGCCGTAACCCGGTCTCATGTACAGCCGGAAAAGTTTCTTTCCACCATTGAGAGTATGCTTAAATCCGGAAAGGGCGGAGCTGCGAATGCCATGGATTATTGTGACGATTTTGACAAACCCATTGCCCGAATTATTAAAGCGGGTATTAAGCGGCTGGGAAGGCCCATTCGTGATATTGAGGATGCCATTGACAATGCCGGAAAGAAAGAGATTTTCTTCCTGGAAAAACGCATGAACTGGCTGGCTACCGTCGCCGGTGTGGCTCCGCTGCTGGGATTCACCGGAACCGTAACCGGTATGATTGAAGCCTTTATGGATATTCAGTCGCTTCAGGGAAATGTAAACCCGAGCGTGCTTGCCGGAGGTATCTGGGAGGCACTGATCACCACCGCAGCCGGACTGATTGTCGGTTTGATTGCATACGGCTTCTATAACTTTCTGCTGGGTAAAATCAACCGTTCTATCTTTGAGTTGGAAAATGCTTCGGCTGATTTCCTTGATCTGCTTCAATCACCTGCCAAAAAAGAGAATAACTAA
- the ispE gene encoding 4-(cytidine 5'-diphospho)-2-C-methyl-D-erythritol kinase — protein MAELWISNSHAKINLGLNVLERLDNGYHTIETGFCFIEWNDRFEVKHAPRMELVMSDEKIPVDDSNLIVKAIKLLQQEAGLKDEFYIEVEKNIPAGAGLGGGSSNAATTLRMMNKIANLGLNEHDLMELGRKLGADVPFFIKGKPGFATGIGEEIEELDIQPDAWVVTVFPDIESSTAEAYQFCEPNPEPEFSLKNVLLDEEPEEWRYLLMNQLEPAVFPRHHLVGNLKDQLYEFGADYASMSGSGSSVFGVFQQDFVAINAYESFHKLGFPANLTRPKFEPDTGIYVKEE, from the coding sequence ATGGCAGAACTTTGGATTTCAAATTCACACGCAAAAATTAACCTGGGGTTGAATGTACTCGAGCGACTGGACAATGGATACCACACCATTGAAACCGGATTTTGTTTTATAGAATGGAACGACCGTTTTGAAGTAAAACACGCTCCCCGGATGGAGCTGGTGATGAGTGATGAAAAAATTCCGGTAGATGACTCCAACCTGATTGTAAAAGCCATCAAGCTGCTTCAACAAGAAGCGGGACTTAAAGATGAGTTCTATATAGAAGTGGAAAAGAACATTCCGGCCGGAGCCGGTTTAGGGGGCGGAAGCAGTAATGCGGCTACTACCCTTCGAATGATGAACAAGATTGCAAATCTCGGCCTGAACGAACATGACTTAATGGAGCTCGGGAGAAAGCTGGGCGCTGATGTTCCCTTTTTCATCAAAGGGAAGCCGGGTTTTGCTACGGGAATTGGCGAAGAAATTGAAGAGCTGGACATTCAGCCCGATGCGTGGGTTGTAACCGTTTTCCCGGATATTGAAAGCAGCACGGCGGAAGCCTATCAATTTTGTGAACCCAACCCGGAGCCCGAATTCTCTCTTAAAAACGTGCTTCTCGATGAAGAGCCGGAAGAATGGCGTTACCTGCTGATGAATCAGCTGGAGCCTGCGGTTTTTCCCCGACATCACCTCGTAGGGAACCTGAAAGATCAACTGTATGAATTTGGCGCCGACTATGCCAGTATGAGCGGAAGCGGTTCCAGTGTTTTTGGCGTTTTTCAGCAGGATTTTGTTGCAATTAACGCCTATGAGTCGTTTCATAAGCTCGGATTTCCGGCAAATCTCACCCGGCCAAAGTTTGAGCCTGATACCGGCATTTATGTAAAGGAAGAGTGA
- a CDS encoding HU family DNA-binding protein, which translates to MTNEFLEALGIVIRDQIIMKNSVEIKGLGTFKAVHHNQKQEKQADGTNVMIPPKDTVEFTAENKG; encoded by the coding sequence ATGACAAACGAGTTTTTAGAAGCGTTGGGAATTGTGATTCGTGATCAAATCATCATGAAGAATTCCGTAGAAATAAAAGGCTTGGGTACATTTAAAGCCGTTCATCACAATCAAAAACAAGAAAAACAGGCCGACGGTACCAATGTGATGATCCCCCCAAAAGACACCGTTGAATTTACAGCAGAAAATAAGGGGTAA